The sequence ACGTGAGGAGGACGTGCCGGGCGGGTAAGAGCCGGTGAGAGCACCGGCGAGCGGCCCGCGCCGGGCGGCGTTGGTGCGGCCATCTGCGCGGCGAGCACTGCGCATCTGCCCGTGGTGAGGGCGTCCGGCCCGTCGACGGCGCGCGTCCACCGGGTCCAGGGACGGAAGGTTGGTCATGGTCGCGCACTCCACCGAATTCGATCCGACTCGCGTCGCACACCTGAACGGGACCTTCGCGCCCGTCAGCGAGGAGGTGGACGAGGCCGAACTGCAGGTCGAAGGCGAACTGCCCGCCGATCTGGACGGGGTCTACCTGCGCAACGGCCCCAACCCGCGGTTCACGCCGATCGGCTCGTACCTGTTTCCCATCGACGGCGACGGGATGGTGCACGGCGTGTGGATGAGCCAAGGGAAGGCCCGCTACCGCAACCGTTTCGTGCGCACTCCCGCTCTGCGGGCGGAGGAGGCCGCGGGGCGTGCGTTGTGGGGCGGAATCGAGTCGATGATCATCCCTGGGGCGGAGGAGGTCGGGCCTGCGCTCGCGCAGACGTTCAAGGAGCTGCCGGACATCAACATCGTTCGGCACGGCGGACGTCTGCTGGCCCTCGCCGAGTCCGACTGCCCTTACCGGATGAGCCCGGAGCTGGAGACCCTCGGCAGGGAGACCTTCGGCGACGGCCTGCCCGCCGGGATCACCGCCCACCCCAAGGTCGACCCGCGGACCGGGCAGATGGCGGTCTTCTGCTACGCGCTGGAGGAACCGTTCCTCACCTGGTCACTGCTCGGTGCGGACGGGAGCCTCGACCGGGGCCCCACGGCGGTGGAGGGTCCGGAGGAGCCGGTGATGATCCACGACATGGCTCTCACCGGCCGCTACCTGGTCCTGGTCCTCGCGCCCGCCTTCCTGGATCTGGCGGCGGCGTTGCAGGGTGGTTCGTTCCTGGACTGGCGCCCCGAGCGCGGCACCCGGATCGCGCTGATCCCGCGCGACGGCGGGCCCGTGCGGTGGGCTCGCGACACCGCGTTCTGGGTCTGGCATACCGTCAACGCCTACGACACCCCCGACGGACAGGTCGTCCTGGACTACGTCCAGTGGCCCGGCCCTGGGCTGGGTCCGCGCCCGGCCGCTCCCGGCGGAGCCCCGCACGGGCTCGCCCGCGCCGTTCTGGACCCGGACGCCGGCTCCATCCGCCGCCGGCTGCTCGACGACGTGCGCGTGGAATTCCCCCGGGTGGACGACCGGGTCCTGGCCGGCCCGCACCACCGGATCGCCACCGCGGCCGGAAGCGGGCGGACGCCGGACCTGCTGCCCGGCGAGTACGACGCGCTGCGCTGGTACGAGGTGAGCAGCGACGACGTGGTGGCCGAGACCTGGAACGCGGGCGCCCTCTCGGTCGGCGAGCCCGTCTTCGCCCCCGTCCCCGGAACGACGGACGCCGGCGACGGCTACTGGCTCACCTTCGCCACCGACCGCACCGACCTCACCAGCTGGCTCCTCGTCCTGCCCGGCCAGAACCCGGCCGACGGGCCGGTCGCCCGGGTCCGCATCCCCGTGCGCGTGCCCCTGGGGCTGCACGGCGCCTGGCTGCCCACACAGAACTAGCGACCGGGAGTGAGCCGATGACCGTCGACCCGCCGCGTCCCCGGCGGCTCAACTCGAGATCATTCCCATGACCAGGTTGACCGTGGCGGCCAGGATCACCGTTCCGAAGACGTAGGACAGCAGCGTGTGGCGCAGCACCACCGAACGGATCACCGTGCTCGATACGTCGGTGTCCGACACCTGGTAGGTCATTCCGAGGTTGTAGCTGAAATAAAGGAAATCACGGTAGGCGGGCTGCTCGTCGCTGTTGAAGTCGATCCCCCCGGACGGCTCGCCGTAGTACAGGTGCGCGTAGCGGATGGCGTACAGCTGGTGCAGCATCGCCCAGCTCATGAAGACGCCGAACAGGCCGATCGCGGCGGCGCCGTTGCGGGTGGCGGAACTCCCGATCGCCAGCAGCACCGCGACCCCGGCCAGGCTGGCGACCGCGACCGTCACGATGAGCGACTCGGCCATGAGCGGCTGGAAGTCCTCCCGGCGCGCGTTGCGCCGTGTGTCCTCGGCGGTCATCGGCCACAGCAGCGCCACACCTGTCGTGACGAAC is a genomic window of Actinomadura citrea containing:
- a CDS encoding carotenoid oxygenase family protein, whose product is MVAHSTEFDPTRVAHLNGTFAPVSEEVDEAELQVEGELPADLDGVYLRNGPNPRFTPIGSYLFPIDGDGMVHGVWMSQGKARYRNRFVRTPALRAEEAAGRALWGGIESMIIPGAEEVGPALAQTFKELPDINIVRHGGRLLALAESDCPYRMSPELETLGRETFGDGLPAGITAHPKVDPRTGQMAVFCYALEEPFLTWSLLGADGSLDRGPTAVEGPEEPVMIHDMALTGRYLVLVLAPAFLDLAAALQGGSFLDWRPERGTRIALIPRDGGPVRWARDTAFWVWHTVNAYDTPDGQVVLDYVQWPGPGLGPRPAAPGGAPHGLARAVLDPDAGSIRRRLLDDVRVEFPRVDDRVLAGPHHRIATAAGSGRTPDLLPGEYDALRWYEVSSDDVVAETWNAGALSVGEPVFAPVPGTTDAGDGYWLTFATDRTDLTSWLLVLPGQNPADGPVARVRIPVRVPLGLHGAWLPTQN
- a CDS encoding DUF1345 domain-containing protein, with the protein product MTAGILVCVLVGVLASVPLGVLSGIAVAIAVFVTTGVALLWPMTAEDTRRNARREDFQPLMAESLIVTVAVASLAGVAVLLAIGSSATRNGAAAIGLFGVFMSWAMLHQLYAIRYAHLYYGEPSGGIDFNSDEQPAYRDFLYFSYNLGMTYQVSDTDVSSTVIRSVVLRHTLLSYVFGTVILAATVNLVMGMISS